The genomic stretch ATTATTTTTTATTTTTAACTGTGTTAAAACTTATTAGAACAAAGAATTCTTAAAGATTTTTATAATATATTTGATTTTCTTAAAAAACGCTATTGGGTTAATGAAGTTTACAAGTATTAAAATCTGTCTTTTATTTATTGTTTTATTTTCAATAAAAAACCAAGCACAAGAAACGTTACCAATTTATACAGATTACTTATCAGATAATGTTTTTTTAGTACACCCTTCAGCAGCAGGTATTGGTAATTCTAGTAAATTAAGATTAACTGCAAGACAACAATGGATTGGTGTACCAAATGCACCTGCATTACAAACGGTAAGTTTTCATACCAAATTTGGCGAAGAATCGAATGCTGGTTATGGTTTGGTTTTATTTAATGATAAAAACGGATTTCACTCTCAGCAAGGTATGCAAGGTGCTTATGCTTATCATTTACCAATGAGCACGAGTAAAATGTTTCAACAATTATCTTTTGGTTTGGCTTTTTCTTTTGTACAAAACCAATCAGATCAAAGAACATTTTCTGGAGATAGACCAGGTGTTGTTAGTCAAATTATAGAAAGTACAAGTTACTATAATGCAGATTTTAGTTTAGCTTATCACAGAGGAGGTTTGTCTTCTTATTTTACAGTTAAAAACTTATTCTTAACAGCAAAAAACAATTTGAATGTTCAAGAACCTTTAGATTTAAGAAATTATATTTTATCCGTTGGTTATTATTTCGGACAAGAAAGATTTGTACAATTTGAACCTTCTGTAATGTTGCAAATAAGAGAAGGAACTAAAGAAAGAATTGCAGATCTAAATTTTAAAGCCTACAAAACTTTTAAAAACACGCAATTTTGGGCAGCACTATCTTATAGAAGAAATTTTGATGCTAGTAGCGAAGATAACTCTTCTTACATCTCGCCTTTAATTGGTGTAAATTATAAGAATTTGATGTTTTCTTACACGCATACAAAGCAATTAAACGATGTATTATTCGCAGAGAATGGATTTCATCAAATTTCTATAGGTTTTAACCTATGGACAAGAGAACCAAGAGGTGCAGCTTGCCCTAATATAAATGCAAGTTACGGTAGCTTTTAGAAATCTTTTTCTATTACTTCTATACCATCATTAACAATTAAATTCTTTAATGCAGTCTTATCTTTGTTGATGTAAATAAAATGAGATGCTTTTTTAGCATCTTTTTTAATTAGATTGTTTTTCTCTAAAATAGCTTTCGTTTGTTTGGCAACTGCTTCGCCAGAATCTATAATTTTAATTTTAGATCCAACAATTTTTCTAATTTGAGGTATTAAATAAGGGTAATGAGTACAACCAAGCACCAAAGAATCGATATCATTTTTAATCATAGGATTCAGGTATTGAAGAAGTAGATCATTCATTTCTTCTGAATGTAATTTTCCGGCTTCTATTAGTTCTACAAGTCCTTTACCTATCGTTTCTTTAATCGTAATATCTTTAGATATAGTTTTAGATGTTTTCTCAAACAAAGTACTGTTTAGCGTTCCTTTTGTTGCTAAAATTCCTATAATTTTAGTTTTTGTAATTAAAGCAGCGGGTTTTATAGCAGGTTCTATCCCTATAAAAGGAATTGCATATTTGTCTCTTAAAAAATCAATTGCATTTGTTGTGGCAGTATTACAAGCAACAACAATTATTTTACAATTTTTAGCTAATAAAAATTCAGTATTTTTAATACACAATGCAATAATTTCTTCTTTGGTTTTTTGACCGTAAGGAGCATTTTTACTATCGGAAAGATAGATTGTATTTTCAAAAGGCAAAAGCGTTATCACTTCTTTTAATATTGATGTGCCACCAACACCAGAATCAAAAAAACCAATAGGATTATTGTTAGATATCATATGCGTAAAAATAAAAAAACCTACTTAAAAAAGTAGGTTTCTTATATAATTTAAAAAGTAGAAATTATTGTCTTGCTTGTTGTGGCTTTGGTAAATCTTTTAATAAACCTAATTTAGCTTTTACAGCACTATATAAATCTTCTCCCTTTTTTACGATTAAACTTTTAGCATCAAGAACATATAAAATTCCTTTAGATGCAGCAGCAGATTCAATTGCTTTTTCAGCTTTTTCTACAATTGGCTTTAAACCATCTGCTTGTTTCTTTTGCATTTCTTGGTAAGCAGCTTGTTGTGCTTGGTCAAATCTTGCCTTGTCTACTTGTACTTCTTGTGCTCTTTGCTTGTTAGTAGCTTCTGTTTGTGTTGCTTGCTCAGCAGTATATTTTTGAACTTTAGCTTCTAACTTTTTCTTTAAACCTTCAATTTCATTTTGGTACGATTTACCTAACTTTTCTAAAGTAGTAGATAATGCTCTTGTTTCTGGCATATTATCTATAACTCTTTGGTAATCTACATGACCTATTTTTTGTGCATTCGCAACACCAGCTACTCCTAAAGTAAATACAGCAATTAATAGTAATGTTTTAAAATTTTTCATTCTTGTTTTTAATTTAATTATTATTCTCTTGTTTTTCTTGCTCTTTCTTTGCGTCTTCTTTTTTCTTTCTAAGCGCTTCTTTCTTTTTTCTAAGCAACTCTCTTTTTTCGTCTCTTTTCTTTAACAGTGCTTGTCTTCTTTCTTCTGCTAATTTTTGCTTCGCTTCTTTATCAGATAGTTTTTTTGCAATTGCTGCTTCTTTTTTAGCGATTGCAGTTTTTTGTTTATCTGTTAATTCTTTTGGCGCACTTGCTTGCTTCTTTTTAGCATTTTTTTGATCTACTAACCTTGTTCTATCAATAGTTGCTAAAACGAGGTCGCTAATATCGTATTTTTTATTTGAATATAGCATTACTAATTCACTAGATTTATCAAAAACAAAATCGTATTTTTTTCTAGCAGAAATACTTTGTATTGCATTGTAAACTTGGTCTTGTATAGGTTTTACTAATTGTTTTCTTAATAAAAACATATCACCTTTAGGTCCAAAATACAAAGATTCTAATCTTCTTAATTCGTCTTGTTTTAATGCTATTTCTTCTTCTTTTTCTTCTATAAGATCTTTTGTAAGAATAGCTTTTTCGTTTGCTAAATCAGTTTTTAGTACTTCAATAAATCTTGCTTCTTTATCTAATTTTTGTCTCCACTTTACTACTTTTTCGTCTAAAGTATTTTGTGCTTCTAGATATTCAGGAACATTTTCTAGAATGTATTCCATATCTATGTAGGCAATAATTTGATTTCTTTGAGCGCAAGAAATACTAACTGTAAATAAAAGAACTGTAAATAAAAATATTTTTTTCATTCGTTTAGTATTTAGAAAAAACCATGCCAAAAAAACTTTAGTCTTAACAAATGTACAGTTTTCTTAGAATTGTCTTCCGATAATAAAATGTGTTTGCCAACCAGATTTTTCTATTTGACCAGGTAATGGATCGAACCCATGAGCAAAATCGATACCTAATAAACCAAATGCAGGCATAAAAATTCTTACACCTAAACCAGCTGATCTTTTTACGTTAAACGGATTAAATGTTCTAAAATTGTCATAAGAGTTACCAGCTTCTAAGAAACCTAAAGTATAAATAGATGCAGATGGTGAATCTGTAATAGAATACCTTAATTCTAATTGAAATTTATTATAAATAGTACCTCCAGAAATAGAAGATAATCTGTTGTTTTCATACCCTCTTAAACCTACTGTTTCTCTACCGTCTAACTGAAATTGAGCTATACCGTCTCCACCAACAAAGTAACGTTCAAATGGTGTTTGACCTAGTTTATCACTATAAAATCCTAAGAATCCCATTTCAGCATTCGTCATCAACACTAATTTATCTGTAAAAGAAGTATACCATTTACCTTTAGCGTTTAATTTATAGTATTCTAACCACTTATATTTATCTGCTAAAAAGTCATTTTGCTCTTCTGCAGTTAAATTATCTGGTTGATTGTAATCTTTATCTGTGAATAAAGAATATGGAAGTGTCGCTTTAATTCCGAAAGAAAATTCTGAACCATAAGTTGGGAAAATTAAACTTGGTCCTGAAGAATTTCTTGTTAAGTTAATATTATAAGATAAGTTATTTAATGTACCATTGTCTAAAACATTGTCTCCAACTCTAAAACCATAATTTTTTAATTGAAAACTTTGGTAAGAAATTGTTTGTGATAACTGAAAGAAATCATCTGGCCATTTTAAACGTTGTCCTAAACCAATAGAAGCACCTGTAATACCTAGTTTTCTACTTCTGTCTACATCAAAAGTTTGAGGGTCTAACTGAAACTGATTTGATTGATAAATAGAAAATGATAAAGATTTTGGAGTTTTACCACCAAACCATGGCTCTGTAAAAGAAAAACTATATGTGTTAAAAGTTCTACTAGATTGAAGTCTTAAAGATAATTTTTGACCGTCACCGGTTGGTAATGGTTTGTAAGCTTCTTTATTAAAAATGTTTTTTATAGAAAAGTTGTTAAAAGATAAACCTAATGTTCCTATAAAAGAACCACCACCATAACCACCTTGTAATTCTATTTGACTACCACCTTTTTCAATTACGTTAAAATTGATGTCTGTAGTTTTATCTCCGTAATTTGGCGTTACATCAGGTGTTACATTTTGATCAAAAAATCCTAACTGACCTATTTCTCTAATAGATCTAATAATTTCTCTTCTACTAAATAAATCTCCTGGTTTTACACGTAATTCTCTAAAAATTACATGATCATTTGTTTTGTCATTACCAGAAACAGTAACCTTTTTAATTCTTGCTTTTTCGTCTTCTCTAATTCTAATTTCTACTGTAATAGAATCGTTTTCTACTTTAGTTTCTACTGCATTAATTTGAGAGAATAAGTAACCGTTGTTTTGGTATTCCGAAGAAATATCAAAAGAAGTAGGGCTTCCGTCTCCGCTAACACGTTCTTTTAAAACAGCACCGTTATAAATGTCTCCTTTTTCAATCCTTAAGACTTGCTGTAATTGCTCGTCTGTATACTCTTTATTTCCAACAAATAATATTTCTGCAAAACGATATTGTCTACCTTCTTCTAAATCGATATTAATGTCTATTGTATTATCATCATTCCAAGAAATTCCTTCTTTTAAAATACGAGCATCTCTATAACCTTGTCTGCTATAAAGATCTAAAATGCTTTCTAAATCTTCTTGATAATCTTCTTCTATATATTTAGATCCTTTCCAGAAACGACCAAAAAATTTCTCTTTGGTGTTTTTCATGGCACCTCTTAATTTTTTATTTGAAATAGCGTCATTTCCATTAAAGTTGATATCTTTAATTTTAATTTTTTTCCCTTTATCTATAAACACAGACATGTTTACGATATTAATATCCGAAGTATCTTTTTGAACATCTAAAGATACTTTTGTTTTTAAGAATCCTTTATCTGTATATTTTTTTCTGAAATAATTTTTAGAGGTAACTAACAAGTTATCTGTTACCATTTTACCAAGTTTTAATTCGGTTTCTTTTAAAAGTTCTTTGGCTTTAGACTTCTTAATTCCGTTTATTTTAACTTGATTTAGCTGAGGTAATTCTTGTACATCTAATTGCAGGTATACTGTATTACCATCAATTTTTGCTAAATAGACATCTACATCACTAAATTGGTCACTTTCATAAAGTTTTTTAATAGCACTTGTAAGCTTGTCTCCAGGCAATTTTATTGTCTGCCCGTATCTTAATCCTGTAAAAACTCGAACTGTTTCTTCGCTAAATTTTTGAAGACCAGTTACAGTAATACCGCCTAAAATGTATTCTTGTCCTTTAACGAACGAAGCTTTTTTAGTGGATATGGTATCCTTTTTAATTATAGATATACTATCTTTTTTAACTTGAGCATTTGCGCTGTAAGTAGAAAATAGTGCTGTAAACACTATTGCTGCAGAAAATAATTTCATAAAAAATTTATTCTGTAATTTGTTCGCTTGTTTTTCCAAATCTTCGTTCTCTATTCTGGTAATCTATAATTGCATCATAAAAATGCTCTTTTCTAAAATCTGGCCAAAGTACATCTGTAAAATATAGTTCGGCATATGCCAACTGCCACAATAAGAAGTTACTAATGCGTTGTTCTCCGCTAGTTCTTATCATTAAATCAACGTCCGGCAAATTAAATGTATATAAATGATTATTTATAGTATTTTCATCTATTTCTTCTAAATTAAGTTCTTTATTAACAACTTTTTTAGATATATTTTTAATTGTATTAACAATTTCTTCTCTAGAACCATAACTTAAAGCCAAAGTTAATACGATTCTAGAATTGTTTTTTGTCTCTTCAAATACTTCTTTAAGAGCTTTTTGTGCTTTTTTAGGAAGACTTGTTATCAATCCAACAGCATTTACCTTAACTCCGTTTTTCATGAAAGTTGGTAATTCCTTTTTTAAAGAATTAACTAATAAAGTCATTAATGAGTCTACTTCTAATTTTGGTCTGTTCCAGTTTTCTGTAGAAAAAGCGTATAAAGTAATTGCTTCTATATTAATTTCTGCTGCAGCTTCAACAGAGTCTCTTACTGCGTTAAGTGCATTTCTATGACCAAAAATCCTATTCATTCCTTTACCTTTTGCCCATCGTCCATTACCATCCATAATTATGGCAACGTGTTTTGGAACTCTTTGTAAATCGATACGTAGTTTTTTATCCATATTTTAAAATCCTTGTGTGTAACAAGCGGGTCTACCAAAAGTATAAATTAAAGATACTCCGGTAAACATATACCAATCATTACTATTACCTTCTATATTGTAATTTAAATTGTCTTCTGTTAGATAATCTAAATCATCTTCAAAAGTATATCTAAATTTACTTTCTATAGAAAATGCAAAATTACCACTTAATTTAGACTTAAAGCCCAAACCTATTGGTATCGCAAAAGATGTTTTTTTATCAAAAAGATCTTCTCCTGCAGTAGTTTGTTCTCTAATATAAGAGTAATTAAAAGCTGCAAGCTCAATTAAAATGTATGGTGTCCAAGTTTTATTTTCTGATGAAATATCATATTCATAAAAATTAAACTCCATTCCTAAAGCAATTTCACCTATTGTATTTGTAAAATTTAATCCTCTATTTCTTCTAAAATCTGTATCTGCATTCTTATCATTTCCTTTAATTGGTAAATAAGAAAGTGTGCCTTTAAAAGCAATTCTAGGATTATAATTATATTTAAAAAAAGCGTTACCTGCTAATTGATTAGGGTATATGTAATTGGTTCTACCAACATCACCAACGTAATTTGTGCCTCCTAAAGAAACACCAATTTCATACACTTGCCCAAACATAATTGCAGATAGGCTAAAAAATACGATAAATAAAATACTTTTTTTCATTCTAAAAAATAGCGAGCAAATATAGGAATTTCAATTTGCTTTATAAAGTTAATACTCAGTCTTTTTTGAATAACCTTTTTTTTTAGGTTTTATTGTAGTTAGTGCGTTAAAGATTTGTTGCGTTTCTTGTGTCTTCTCCCCAAAGCAATTTGCTTCTAAGAGTTTGTAAAAAAGATTGATTATTTGGAATGATACTTTTTATGGTGAATGGTGCTTTTTCTATAAAAACTTTTGTGTTTTCGGAAACTGTTGTAATTCTAGAATCTAATGAAATTAAAAAGTCTTTTTCTCTTGAATCTACTTCTAATTGTATCGAAGTTTGGTCTGAAATTACCATCGATCTTGCATTTAAATTGTGTGGTGCAATTGGTGTAATTACTAAGTTTTTAGAATCCGGAGAAATCACAGGGCCATTGCAACTTAAAGAGTAACCAGTAGAGCCTGTTGGCGTTGCTATAATTAAACCATCTGCCCAGTAATTTGTTAAGTATTCGTTGTTAAGATTGGTTGTTACACCAATCATAGAAGTTGTGTTTTTTCTAGCAATTGTAACTTCGTTTAAAGCAAAATTAAGTTCAGAAAATTCTTTTGTTTCGGGTGCCGTTTTAACAGCTAAAAGAGTTCTTTCTTGAGTTGTATATTCTTCTTTTAAAATTAACTCTACACTTTCGTTAATTGTGTTTTTGTTGATGGTTGCCAAAAAACCTAATCGACCTGTATTAATACCTAAAAGCGGAATGTCTAAATCTCTAATGTAGGTTACAGCTCTTAAAATTGTGCCGTCTCCGCCAAGTGTAAACATCAAATCGAAAGAATTGTTTAAATCTCTAAAATGAGAAAATGTTTTGTATTTATTATCAAGAATTGTTCCTTCTACAAGCAAGTTGTAAAACTTTTCTTCAATAAAGCATTCGATATTATTTTCTTCTAAAATCTTTAAGAGAATTTGAATTTCTTTTTCTGCTGATATAGAATATGATTGGCCGTAAACTGCTACTTTTTTCAAATTTGTAAAATATTTAATATTTTAATTTGCTTTTCTTTTTTAATAATTTCTTAGAAATTACATTTCGAGATATTTCTGTAAATAATCAGACCTGTTTTTTAAATCTTCTAAATAAATATCGTTTTCATGCGTAGAAATTATTTTATAGTCATAACGTCTAAAGGTATGCATAACTTCATTGATGTCTTCTGCTTTAATTTTTAAAGTTACTTGTACATTGCCTTGATTTTTCTCAGAAACATATAAACCTAATAATTTACCGCCATTAGATTCTACTATTTGCGATACTTCGCTCATCGAATAATCATTTTCATTTTTTTCGATAATTAAAGTTTCACTGTCTTCTATCATAAAAGGACTTGTAGAAAAAACATCTAAAACATCACATAAATCGTAATAACCAATATATTCCTTTTCTTTATTAAGCACCGGAATAATCGTTGTGTCATTATCAGCAAAAATCTTTAAAAGTTCTAAAACTGTTGCTTTTTCATCGGCAAAAAAAGAATTTAACAAATGTGCATAACCAACTAATTCGTCAGATTTATTTTCTATTGTTTGTATGTCGTCTTGCGCAAAACATCCTAAAATCTTATTATTTTCTACGACGGCAAAATGTGTTATCGGAAAATTATCGAACAATTTTTGTGCAGCCTTTACACTGCTTTTTAAGCTTAAAGGCTTTATTTCATTTAGTATATAGTCTGTAATATTCATGCTTTACGAATATAGGATAAAATGATTTAATAATTTATCTTTGTTGTCTAATTTAAGACGATGACAAAGTTAAGTGTTAATATTAATAAAATAGCAACTTTAAGAAATTCTCGTGGCGGAAATGTGCCAAATTTACTAAAAGTAGCAGCAGATATTGAAAGTTTTGGTGGACAAGGGATCACAATTCATCCAAGACCAGACGAAAGACATATTAAATACCAAGATGCTAGAGATTTGGTTTCTGTGGTTAAAACAGAGTATAATATTGAAGGAAATCCGATACAATCTTTTATAGATTTGGTGTTAGAAACAAAACCAACTCAAGTTACACTTGTACCAGATGCAATAGACGCTATTACATCAAATGCTGGTTGGGATACCATAAAACATCAATCTTATTTAAAAGAAGTAATTCAAGAGTTTCAACAAAATGGTATTAGAACTTCTATTTTTATTGATACAGATTTAAAACTGATTGAAGCTGCAGCTAAAACAGGTACTGATAGAATAGAATTATACACAGAAGAATTTGCAACACAATACGATTTAGGAAACAAAGAGGCAATTAAACCTTATACTAACGCAGCGATTTTAGCACATGATTTAGGTTTGGGTATAAATGCGGGTCATGATTTAAGTCTTGATAACATAAAGTTTTTTAAAGAAAATATACCAAACTTAGCAGAAGTTTCAATTGGGCATGCGCTTATAGCAGAAAGTCTATATTTAGGTTTAGAAAATGTTGTAAACATGTATTTACACAAGTTAAAATAGCTTCAATCTTAAATAAAACTTACATGTCTAAAGAAATATTACATGCCACAGTAAAAGGAGAAGGTTTTCCTTTGTTAATTTTACATGGTTATTTTGGTATGTCAGATAATTGGAAAACTCTTGGAAATAAGTTTTCAGAAGATTTTGAGGTGCATTTAATAGACCAAAGAAACCATGGTAGAAGTTTTCATGAAGATGAGTTTAATTACGAAGTTTTAGTTGAAGATTTACATCGATACATTTTACATCATAATCTACAAGAAGTTTATTTGCTAGGGCATTCTATGGGCGGAAAAACAGTAATGCAATTTGCTGTAACTTACCCAGATTTAGTTAAAAAACTAATTGTTGTAGATATTTCACCAAGGCAATACCAACCGCATCATAATGCTATTTTAGCAGGATTAAATTCGATAGATTTTAAAGTAGAAGATTCTAGAAGTAAGGTTGATAACAAGTTGGCAAACTTAGTGCCAGATTTAGGTGTTCGTCAGTTTTTGTTAAAAAACGTCTATTGGGTAGAAAAAGGTAAATTAGCTTTTAGATTTAATTTAGAATCTCTAACAATAAATAATCCAGAAGTTGGTGCAGCATTGCCTCCATTTACTGTATTCGATAAAGAAACTTTGTTTTTAAAAGGAGAAAAATCAAATTATATTACAGAAGATGAAGAGGCTATTATAGAAGCACATTTTCCAAGTTCAAAAATTGCTACAATTAAAAATTCCGGACATTGGTTACATGCAGAAAATCCGAAGCAATTTTACAGCGAAGTTTGTGCATTTTTAAATTAAACAACAAAAAGCTATATCAATAAAAATATTCATGAAAAAACTAATAGCATTTGTAATTCTTCTTAGTTTCGGACTTTCTTACGGTCAGAAAGATTCTATTAATTTGAATTTAAGAAAAGATAGCGATAGAGATTTTTGGCAAAAATTTACCTATGATTTAGGTAATATGGCCGGCGGAATGGGCTATGCATATACTAGACCCTTGTATTGGAAAAAGAAAGATTTTGCAAATTTAGGATATGTAGCAGCAGGAACAGCAGCTTTGTATGTAATAGATGATAATGTAGATAATTGGGCAAATGGTTGGCGAAACGATGTACCAAGATGGTTAACAAACTATGGCAATGATATTGGTAGTCCGAATAACAATTTTATGCTAACTGGTGCTGTGTATTTAACAGGTTTGTTTACAGAAAACCCCAAATTAAGAAGAACTGGTGTTTTATTGATATCGTCTGCAGCTGCTTCGGGATTATTACAACAAGTTTCTAAACGAATTATTGGTAGAGCAAGACCAAGAATAGATGTTGGTAAAAGTTCTTTTGATCCTTTTCATATAGATAGGGTTTTTAATTATGATTCTTTTCCTTCTGGACACACCATGTTAGGTTTTACAAATGCTTATGCAATTGCTAAACATTTTGAAAGTCCGTGGATAAAAGCAGGCTTGTATACCATTGGCTCAATACCAGGTATTGCAAGAATTATAGATCGTTTTCACTGGATTTCTGATGTTGCATTTTCTACAGCAATAAGTATTTTTATTGTTGAAGCCATAGATCGATTTTTAGATACAAAATATGATCAAAAATATAATGACCAAAGATTTAAGAAAAAAGTGGTTTGGAATTTACAAGTAACACCACAAAGTTTTGGTGTTACTATGAATTTTTAGGCAATTTCACCTCTTTGTGGTTTTAGAGCGTCTCTGTAAATTTTCATGTCTTTTTCATCAACCGTTATAAATGCAGCACAAAGCATTGGGTTTTGCTCTATAATATCAATTTCGTGAAAGTTTAATTTTTCTAGTTCTGCAAACTCTTTTAAGTGTATTGTGTGGTGTTTGGCAGTTTCTTTTGCGTCTTCACCTCTAAAATCCCACAATAATTTTATTTTTCTGCTCATAATTTAATCGTTTATAAAAATAAATAAGTTTCCAGAAGTATAACTTATATCTACGTTGTTTTCTATTGCCTTGTTTCTTGTGCCAATTCTTTCTCCAAAAACTAAATCTTCATTATTTAAAGAATATTGTAGTCCTTTAGTGGTAATGTTTTTAACTTCAGGAAAAGGAACTAAAGAAACGGTTTTATATTTACAGTTATTAAGAACTGTTTTTTTATCAGCTAAAAAATAACGACCATAATTATCATGAAAAGTAAGTTTTAACTTTTCTTGCCATTGAATAGTGGTGTGTAAATTTCCTAAAAAATGATCTTGTTCTTTACCGCTTGCTCCGTAAATATCAATAGCTGTAAAACCTTTGTCAGATAAGATTTGTAGCATTTTATCAAAATCTGTAAAATTTTGATCTGGTGTTTCTATTACTTCAATTTCTGTTGGTAAACTCTCTAAAGAATCAAAATCTCCCGTAATAAAATTTGGTGTAATTTTTTTTTCTTTTAAATATTGATAAGCGCCATCGGTTGCACAAATAATATCGTAATTAGATAGATTTGGCAGTTTTTTTGGCTTTTCGCCATTTAATAATAAAAAAACTATTTTGGTTTTCATGTGATGCAAAAATACCCATTTCTTATCGAATGAAATGGGTAGGAACTTCAATAAAAAAAAGAAGTCGATTATTTTTCTTTTATAATTATACCGATAATGCCTAAACGTGCAATTAGAAAAGTTAAAGAACCAAAAATAGGAGAATACAAACAAATTTTCAATCCTCCTGCTAAGATTTTAGTTGAAAAACCTGAGGAAATTGAAAGAGCTTGAAATGCTCCCATTAATCCAAGCATCATACCTAAAAATCCCCAAACCAAAGCAAACAAACTTATAGACTTAATCAATTTTAGACCTTTATCGTTTTTATCGCCTTTAAGTAATACTATTATTGTTAATAGAACACAAATAATTAAGGTGATTAAAATTGTGTACATAAATAATGGTCCGCCATCATTTAATAAATTCATTGGTAATAATTTCATAATAAGTTGTTTTTAGTAATTAATATGAATCAAATGTATTTTAAATAGAAGTTCAAATTTTTAAAAAACGATGTTTGATTATTTAAAATTAGTAAACAACCAAATAACAAGGGGTTTTAACAAAAATAACTTAATTTGGTAGAAAAGGTTCGTTTTCTGGTATTTTGCCTTAAAAACTTCTGAGTTTTTAAAAAATATATGATATTGGTAAATTATTTAAAACAATGAATTCATATATAAAATTATTATTTACTGCTTTTTGCCATATCATTTTTTGGGTTGGTGTCTATTTCTTTTACACTTATTTTTTAGGTTATGGTAGCTTAAATGTAAATTATGTAAATTCATTTTCATGGTATTTAATGCCAAGTACAATTGCTACAAGTT from Polaribacter marinaquae encodes the following:
- a CDS encoding PorP/SprF family type IX secretion system membrane protein produces the protein MKFTSIKICLLFIVLFSIKNQAQETLPIYTDYLSDNVFLVHPSAAGIGNSSKLRLTARQQWIGVPNAPALQTVSFHTKFGEESNAGYGLVLFNDKNGFHSQQGMQGAYAYHLPMSTSKMFQQLSFGLAFSFVQNQSDQRTFSGDRPGVVSQIIESTSYYNADFSLAYHRGGLSSYFTVKNLFLTAKNNLNVQEPLDLRNYILSVGYYFGQERFVQFEPSVMLQIREGTKERIADLNFKAYKTFKNTQFWAALSYRRNFDASSEDNSSYISPLIGVNYKNLMFSYTHTKQLNDVLFAENGFHQISIGFNLWTREPRGAACPNINASYGSF
- the bamA gene encoding outer membrane protein assembly factor BamA codes for the protein MKLFSAAIVFTALFSTYSANAQVKKDSISIIKKDTISTKKASFVKGQEYILGGITVTGLQKFSEETVRVFTGLRYGQTIKLPGDKLTSAIKKLYESDQFSDVDVYLAKIDGNTVYLQLDVQELPQLNQVKINGIKKSKAKELLKETELKLGKMVTDNLLVTSKNYFRKKYTDKGFLKTKVSLDVQKDTSDINIVNMSVFIDKGKKIKIKDINFNGNDAISNKKLRGAMKNTKEKFFGRFWKGSKYIEEDYQEDLESILDLYSRQGYRDARILKEGISWNDDNTIDINIDLEEGRQYRFAEILFVGNKEYTDEQLQQVLRIEKGDIYNGAVLKERVSGDGSPTSFDISSEYQNNGYLFSQINAVETKVENDSITVEIRIREDEKARIKKVTVSGNDKTNDHVIFRELRVKPGDLFSRREIIRSIREIGQLGFFDQNVTPDVTPNYGDKTTDINFNVIEKGGSQIELQGGYGGGSFIGTLGLSFNNFSIKNIFNKEAYKPLPTGDGQKLSLRLQSSRTFNTYSFSFTEPWFGGKTPKSLSFSIYQSNQFQLDPQTFDVDRSRKLGITGASIGLGQRLKWPDDFFQLSQTISYQSFQLKNYGFRVGDNVLDNGTLNNLSYNINLTRNSSGPSLIFPTYGSEFSFGIKATLPYSLFTDKDYNQPDNLTAEEQNDFLADKYKWLEYYKLNAKGKWYTSFTDKLVLMTNAEMGFLGFYSDKLGQTPFERYFVGGDGIAQFQLDGRETVGLRGYENNRLSSISGGTIYNKFQLELRYSITDSPSASIYTLGFLEAGNSYDNFRTFNPFNVKRSAGLGVRIFMPAFGLLGIDFAHGFDPLPGQIEKSGWQTHFIIGRQF
- a CDS encoding DUF6089 family protein — protein: MKKSILFIVFFSLSAIMFGQVYEIGVSLGGTNYVGDVGRTNYIYPNQLAGNAFFKYNYNPRIAFKGTLSYLPIKGNDKNADTDFRRNRGLNFTNTIGEIALGMEFNFYEYDISSENKTWTPYILIELAAFNYSYIREQTTAGEDLFDKKTSFAIPIGLGFKSKLSGNFAFSIESKFRYTFEDDLDYLTEDNLNYNIEGNSNDWYMFTGVSLIYTFGRPACYTQGF
- a CDS encoding OmpH family outer membrane protein, whose protein sequence is MKNFKTLLLIAVFTLGVAGVANAQKIGHVDYQRVIDNMPETRALSTTLEKLGKSYQNEIEGLKKKLEAKVQKYTAEQATQTEATNKQRAQEVQVDKARFDQAQQAAYQEMQKKQADGLKPIVEKAEKAIESAAASKGILYVLDAKSLIVKKGEDLYSAVKAKLGLLKDLPKPQQARQ
- a CDS encoding isoprenyl transferase, producing MDKKLRIDLQRVPKHVAIIMDGNGRWAKGKGMNRIFGHRNALNAVRDSVEAAAEINIEAITLYAFSTENWNRPKLEVDSLMTLLVNSLKKELPTFMKNGVKVNAVGLITSLPKKAQKALKEVFEETKNNSRIVLTLALSYGSREEIVNTIKNISKKVVNKELNLEEIDENTINNHLYTFNLPDVDLMIRTSGEQRISNFLLWQLAYAELYFTDVLWPDFRKEHFYDAIIDYQNRERRFGKTSEQITE
- the murI gene encoding glutamate racemase, producing MISNNNPIGFFDSGVGGTSILKEVITLLPFENTIYLSDSKNAPYGQKTKEEIIALCIKNTEFLLAKNCKIIVVACNTATTNAIDFLRDKYAIPFIGIEPAIKPAALITKTKIIGILATKGTLNSTLFEKTSKTISKDITIKETIGKGLVELIEAGKLHSEEMNDLLLQYLNPMIKNDIDSLVLGCTHYPYLIPQIRKIVGSKIKIIDSGEAVAKQTKAILEKNNLIKKDAKKASHFIYINKDKTALKNLIVNDGIEVIEKDF
- a CDS encoding OmpH family outer membrane protein; this translates as MKKIFLFTVLLFTVSISCAQRNQIIAYIDMEYILENVPEYLEAQNTLDEKVVKWRQKLDKEARFIEVLKTDLANEKAILTKDLIEEKEEEIALKQDELRRLESLYFGPKGDMFLLRKQLVKPIQDQVYNAIQSISARKKYDFVFDKSSELVMLYSNKKYDISDLVLATIDRTRLVDQKNAKKKQASAPKELTDKQKTAIAKKEAAIAKKLSDKEAKQKLAEERRQALLKKRDEKRELLRKKKEALRKKKEDAKKEQEKQENNN